GGACCCCTCGCGCAGGCGCTTCCTGGTCACGCGCATCGGCGCCTGGCGCTCGATCATCTCGACCGGCGAGTTGGAGACGTTGCTCGGCCAGGACAGGCAGTTCTCGCCGTCGCGCCGGTGGCTGGCGCCCATGCCGCCGTTGAAGAAGAAGAGGTTGGCGTAAGGTCGGCCGTCCTCGGTCACGCCGGACTGCTTGATGCTCCACAACGGCGAGCCGCTGGCGCCCATCACCCGGTCCGGCACGACCTGGGCCAGCGCGCCGAACACGCCGACCGGCAGGAAGTGGCCGACCTGGTTGCGCGAGCCGCCCGAGGTCGGGAACTGGCTGTTGACGATGCTGCCCGCCGGCGCCTTCACGACGATGGGCAGGAAGGCGCCCTCGTTGTTGGGGATGTCGGGGGAGAGGATGCACTTAGCCGCATAGACCGTGAAGGCGTAGCTGTAGCAGAAGGGCACGTTGATCGCCGCACCGTCGATCTGCGCCGACGAGCCCTCGAAATCGATGATCATCTCGTCGTCGGTGATCGTCACCGCCGTCTCGATCCGCACCGGCTCGAGCGCGCCGTCCGTCGTCAGGCTGTGCCGGTAGGTGCCGTTCGGCAGGGCGGCGATCGCGCGGCGCATCGCCGCCTCCGACCGGCCCTGGATCTCCTCGGCCAGCGGGCCGAGGTCGGTCAGTTCGTATTCCTGCATCAGCACGGTCAGGCGCCGTTCGACCACGTCGAGTGCCGTCACCTGCGCCCAGAGATCGCCCAGCACGTCGTCGGCGGCGCGGACGTTGGCGCGCATGACGGCGACGATGGTCTCGTCGACCTCGCCGCGATCGATCAGTTTCATGATCGGGATCTGCAGGCCTTCCTCGAAGATGTCGCGGATGTAGTTCTGGCCGGACCGGCCGCCGATGTCCGGCGCGTGCGCCGTGCTGGCGGCGAAGGCGACCAGGCGACCGCCGACGAAGATCGGCTTGGCGACGTTCACGTCGGGCAGGTGGCCCGTGCCCATCCAGGCGTCGTTGGTGATCAGCACGTCGCCGGGCGACAGCGTCTCCGGCGGGAACGCCTGCAGCATGTGGCGCACGGTGCGCGGCAGCGTGCCGATGAACACGGGGATGCTCTCGGTCGCCTGGGCGATCGACCGGCCCTCGACGTCGGTGATGACGCAGGAGAAGTCGTAGGATTCGCGCACGACGGTGGAGAAGGCGGTGCGCACCAGGGCCGCCGCGGCCTCGTCGACGGCGGAGATCAGCCGCGTCCAGACGACTTCCAAGGTGGCGGGGTCGAACGGCGTGCGGTCCGAGCGGCGGTCCATGGCGCGCCCCTCAGCCCAGCGTGACGACGAGATTGCCCGAATTCTCGACGACCAGCCGCCCGTCCGACGGCACGATCAGCGTCGATTCCGGTTCCTCGATCACGGCCGGTCCAGCGATGTCGCTGCCCGCGCCCAGCAGGCGGCGGTCGTAGACCGGCGTCGCGACGAAGTCGCCGGCGAGGCCGAAATAGACCGGGCGCGAGGTCTTCAGCGCGTCCGCCAGGGTGGCGCCGTCTGGTGCCCGCACCTGCAGGTCGGCCCCGCCGGCGGGTGCGCGTGCCGAGACGCGGATGTTGACCACCTCGACCGATCCGGGCGGCGTGCGCGAGAACACCGCGCGGTAGGCCGCCTCGAACGCCGCCATGATGCCGGCCAGCGCGCCGGGGCCGTAGGGGCCGGGCGGCAGCGCCGTCACCAGTTCGAAGCCCTGGCCGATATAGCGCAGGTCGGCGAGGCGGGTGACCTCAGCCGTCTCCGGGTCGATGCCGGTGTCGCGGATGACCGACAGCGCGTCGGCCTCCAGCGTCGCATAGGCGGCCTCGAACGCCGGCCAGTCCATGGTCGCCAGCGGGGCCGCGACGGTCGACACCCGGTCGACGCGCGCCGGCGCCACCAGCAGGCCGAGGGCCGAGGCGACGCCGGCGCCCGGCGGGCAGACGATCCGCTTGATGCCCAGCTTGCGGGCGACCTCGCAGCCGTGCAGCGGACCGCCGCCGCCGGTGGTCAGCAGCGCATAGCGCCGCGGGTCCTTGCCGCGCTCGGCGATGTGCACGCGCGCCGCACTCGCCATGCTCTCGTTGACGACGTTGTGGATGCCCCAGGCGACGCCGACGGGCGACATGTCCGTCGCCGCGCCGATCTTCTGCATGGCACCGCTCGCCGCCTCCGCGCTGATCGCGATGGTGCCGCCGGCGAAGAAGTCGGGGTTGAGATAGCCCAGCAGCAGGTTGGCGTCGGTCACCGTGGGTTCGCTGCCGCCGCGGCCGTAGCAGGCCGGCCCCGGCTGCGAGCCCGCGCTCTGCGGGCCGACCTTCAGCAGGCCCAGGCTGTCGAGATGGGCGATGGAGCCGCCGCCGGCGCCGATCTCGATCAGTTCGATCGTCGAGATGTTGATCGGCAGGCCGCTGCCCTCGATGAAGCGCTTCTCGCGTGCCGCCTCAAAGCTGTAGCCGATCAGCGGCTCGCCGTCGTCGACGACGCTCAGCTTCGCCGTCGTGCCGCCCATGTCGAAGGCCAGCACCGACTTGGCGGCGCTGCGGTCGCCGAAGAAGGCGCCGGCGAGCGCGCCGGCCGCCGGGCCGGATTCAAGCAGCTGGATCGGCGTGCGCTTCGCCTCGCGGACATGGGTCAGGCCGCCGTTCGACAGCATCATGAACAGTGGCGCGCCGATGCCGAGTGCGGCGATCTCGCGGCCCAGATTGTCCAGATAGCGGTCGGCGATCGGTTTGATGTAGGCGTTCGCGACGGTCGTCGAGGCGCGCTCGAATTCGCGGATCTCCGGCGCGATCTCCGACGAGATCGACACGAACAGGCCGGGGAACCGTTCGCGCAGGATCGCCTGCGCGGCGCGCTCGTGCGCCGGGTTGGCATAGGCGTGCAGGAACATCACGGCGACGGACACCACGCCGGCATCGACCAGCGCCTGTGCCTGCCGGACCAGGCCAGCCTCGTCGAGCGGGATCTCGGGCGTGCCGTCCGGCGCCATCCGCTCGGCGACCTCCATCCGCAGGCCGCGCCGCACCAGCGGCTTCGGCATCTCGATGAAGATGTCGTAGAGCTCGTATTTACGCTCGCGCCCGATCTCCAGGACGTCGCGGAAGCCCTCGGTGGTGATCAGGCCCGTTGCCGCGCCCTTGCGCTCGATCAGCGCGTTGGCGAACAGCGTGGTCGCGTGCACGACGCGGCTGACGTCCCGGTAGGCGAGGCCCTCGCGGTCGAACAGCCGGACGATGCCGGTGATGACGCCCTTCGCCGGGTCGTCCGGCGTCGTCAGCTC
This genomic stretch from Constrictibacter sp. MBR-5 harbors:
- a CDS encoding hydantoinase/oxoprolinase family protein; translated protein: MPAYSLGIDIGGTFTDIVAYDHASGRSLTHKELTTPDDPAKGVITGIVRLFDREGLAYRDVSRVVHATTLFANALIERKGAATGLITTEGFRDVLEIGRERKYELYDIFIEMPKPLVRRGLRMEVAERMAPDGTPEIPLDEAGLVRQAQALVDAGVVSVAVMFLHAYANPAHERAAQAILRERFPGLFVSISSEIAPEIREFERASTTVANAYIKPIADRYLDNLGREIAALGIGAPLFMMLSNGGLTHVREAKRTPIQLLESGPAAGALAGAFFGDRSAAKSVLAFDMGGTTAKLSVVDDGEPLIGYSFEAAREKRFIEGSGLPINISTIELIEIGAGGGSIAHLDSLGLLKVGPQSAGSQPGPACYGRGGSEPTVTDANLLLGYLNPDFFAGGTIAISAEAASGAMQKIGAATDMSPVGVAWGIHNVVNESMASAARVHIAERGKDPRRYALLTTGGGGPLHGCEVARKLGIKRIVCPPGAGVASALGLLVAPARVDRVSTVAAPLATMDWPAFEAAYATLEADALSVIRDTGIDPETAEVTRLADLRYIGQGFELVTALPPGPYGPGALAGIMAAFEAAYRAVFSRTPPGSVEVVNIRVSARAPAGGADLQVRAPDGATLADALKTSRPVYFGLAGDFVATPVYDRRLLGAGSDIAGPAVIEEPESTLIVPSDGRLVVENSGNLVVTLG
- a CDS encoding hydantoinase B/oxoprolinase family protein — its product is MDRRSDRTPFDPATLEVVWTRLISAVDEAAAALVRTAFSTVVRESYDFSCVITDVEGRSIAQATESIPVFIGTLPRTVRHMLQAFPPETLSPGDVLITNDAWMGTGHLPDVNVAKPIFVGGRLVAFAASTAHAPDIGGRSGQNYIRDIFEEGLQIPIMKLIDRGEVDETIVAVMRANVRAADDVLGDLWAQVTALDVVERRLTVLMQEYELTDLGPLAEEIQGRSEAAMRRAIAALPNGTYRHSLTTDGALEPVRIETAVTITDDEMIIDFEGSSAQIDGAAINVPFCYSYAFTVYAAKCILSPDIPNNEGAFLPIVVKAPAGSIVNSQFPTSGGSRNQVGHFLPVGVFGALAQVVPDRVMGASGSPLWSIKQSGVTEDGRPYANLFFFNGGMGASHRRDGENCLSWPSNVSNSPVEMIERQAPMRVTRKRLREGSGGAGTHRGGLGQEIVFEILSPTPIVVTFGADRTRVAAEGVAGGAPGALGATLINGKAVDAKETYTVHRGDTVSLLTPGAGGFGPPERRAPDAVLADRLEGYAGAGE